The Candidatus Auribacterota bacterium genome contains a region encoding:
- a CDS encoding nuclear transport factor 2 family protein — MTKPSEQIHPNLLMMKKYEDAWLRGNSEEAESFYAGDVVLHHFGRNPLAGDYRGKAEVHGYIEKLMEVTDKAETLETIDVLVDDNYAVGIIRVRFERAGKKPLEGQRVTVFKLAGGKIHDIWVRDEDQYAVDEFFS, encoded by the coding sequence ATGACAAAGCCTAGCGAACAGATACATCCTAATCTACTAATGATGAAGAAGTATGAAGACGCCTGGCTGAGAGGAAACTCCGAGGAGGCTGAGAGCTTCTATGCCGGTGACGTTGTTTTACACCACTTTGGGCGGAATCCGCTTGCGGGCGATTATCGAGGCAAAGCGGAGGTCCACGGCTACATCGAAAAATTGATGGAAGTAACGGACAAAGCTGAAACGTTGGAGACCATTGACGTTTTGGTTGACGACAACTATGCCGTGGGCATCATCAGGGTGAGATTTGAGCGTGCCGGCAAAAAACCCCTCGAGGGTCAGAGGGTCACGGTCTTCAAGCTCGCGGGCGGCAAGATCCATGACATTTGGGTCCGTGATGAGGATCAATATGCGGTAGATGAGTTCTTTTCGTGA